The genomic interval TCACGGGAGGGGCCGGTTTTATCGGCTCCCATCTGTCGGACAAACTGGTGGGAGAGGGACACAAGGTGACCATCCTTGACGATCTTTCTACCGGGAAGATAGAAAACGTAAAACATCTCGAGCGCAATCCCGCTTTCCAGCTTGTTGTCGGGACGATCCTTAACCAATCCCTCGTGGACAAGCTGGCCGAACGCTGCGACGCCATATTCCATCTTGCGGCCGCGGTCGGGGTCGAGCTTATCGTAAATCATCCCCTCGAATCCCTTACGACGAATATTAAAGGAAGCGAGACCGTCATGGAGATGGCGTATCGCTACCATAAAAAGGTCCTCATTACGTCCACGTCCGAGATCTACGGTAAGAATACGCAGGGGCCGCTGAAGGAGGACCAGGACAGGATACTCGGCTCGCCCCTTAAATCGAGATGGAGCTATTCGACCGCCAAGGCGGTGGACGAGATGCTTGCCTACGTATATTGGAAAGAGAAGAACGTCCCGGCCACGATCGTCAGGCTTTTTAATACCGTAGGGCCCCGCCAGTCGGGGGCATACGGTATGGTCGTCCCGAGGTTCGTGAAACAGGCTCTCGAGAACAGGGATATAACCGTTTACGGTTCCGGGAAACAATCAAGGTGTTTCCTTCACGTAAAAGACGTTGTGAATGCCCTTCCGAAAGTCATTGAAAACGAAAAGGCCTACGGGCAGGTCTTCAATATCGGAAGCCAGGAAGAGATCACGATCGAAGGGCTTGCTCAAAAGGTCATAGAGATAACGGGTAGCCGCTCAAAGGTAGTCCGCATACCTTACGAAAAGGCCTATGAGGAGGGCTTCGAGGACATGGAGAAAAGGGTCCCTGACACGACGAAGATACGCAACCTCATAGGATTCAGGCCCACCGCGGACTTAAAGACTATCATCGAAGACGTTGTTATGTATACAAAGGAAAAGGCTTAGCCTTGAAATTCTTGTACTTGTTTTTGACGGCATTTTTAATCAGTTTCCTCCTTACGCCGCTGATAAAGTCAATAGCAGGCCGCGCGGGCGTTGTAGCCAGGCCAAAAGAGGACAGGTGGCACAAGAACGTTATTCCGCTCATGGGCGGAGCGGCCATTTACGCCGCATTTATAATAACCTATCTAATCTATTTAAAAGGCATGAAGGGGGGGCTTGGGCTTCTTATCGGAGGCACCTCCATATTTTTGCTCGGGGTAGCTGATGACCTCAAGGGATTGAGTCCGCAGTCCAAGCTCGTTGGACAGATAGTCTGCGCTTCCCTGACCGTCATATCGGGAGTCACGATAAATATAATACCTTCGGCGTTGGCCATACCGTTGACTAT from Candidatus Omnitrophota bacterium carries:
- a CDS encoding GDP-mannose 4,6-dehydratase, with the translated sequence MNYLITGGAGFIGSHLSDKLVGEGHKVTILDDLSTGKIENVKHLERNPAFQLVVGTILNQSLVDKLAERCDAIFHLAAAVGVELIVNHPLESLTTNIKGSETVMEMAYRYHKKVLITSTSEIYGKNTQGPLKEDQDRILGSPLKSRWSYSTAKAVDEMLAYVYWKEKNVPATIVRLFNTVGPRQSGAYGMVVPRFVKQALENRDITVYGSGKQSRCFLHVKDVVNALPKVIENEKAYGQVFNIGSQEEITIEGLAQKVIEITGSRSKVVRIPYEKAYEEGFEDMEKRVPDTTKIRNLIGFRPTADLKTIIEDVVMYTKEKA